The genome window agcagcgccccctgctggactcTGAACACTGGttactttctgttatttttcagcttcttacatgtgaatattttctactttctgtcattttcagcttcttaaatgtgaatgttttctactttctgtcattttcagcttcttaaatgtgaatgttttctactttctgtcatttttcagtttcttaaatgtgaatattttctactttctgtcatttttcagtttcttaaatgtgaatattttctactttctgtcattttcagtttcttaaatgtgaatgttttctactttctgtcattttcagcttcttaaatgtgaatgttttctactttctgtcatttttcagcttcttaaatgtgaatgttttctactttctgtcatttttcagtttcttaaatgtgaatattttctactttctgtcattttcagcttcttaaatgtgaatgttttctactttctgtcattttcagcttcttaaatgtgaatgttttctactttctgtcattttcaacttcttaaatgtgaatgttttctactttctgtcatttttcagtttcttaaatgtgaatattttctactttctgtcattttcagcttcttaaatgtgaatgttttctactttctgtcattttcagcttcttaaatgtgaatgttttctactttctgtcattttcagcttcttaaatgtgaatgttttctactttctgtcattttcagattCTTACTTCTTGATGAGCGCCCTCAGGTCCGTCAGCCAGCCGGTTCGGTGCAGGTGATGCTCAGATCGAGCCTCGATGGCTCCTCGTTTGGGTTCCTTGaccacgagcagcagcagcaacactgcGACCAGGCCCAGCACTGGAGTCACCTGACAGACAGGTaacagggtcagaggtcagcacaGGTaaaagggtcaaaggtcaggcgTTTAGGTTTTGTGATGAACGTACCCTCAGAGCCCAGTGCCAGTCCTTCGTCACGTTACTGACTTGTGACCCCGCGATGTATCCAAGGCCactgacaggaggaggagatggagacagGTTACAACTGAGGTTCTCAATGACTGGGCCGGGACCCACACACGGGTCACCTCAAAACAACCTTTTAGTTAAGTTTTATTACATAGCTGTTTGTGCCTCACCTGCCCACTGGGACGGCGAAATAAAAGACGGACAGCATGTTTGTCCTCCTCTCGTCCACGTAGAGGTCGGCGATGATGGTGGGAGCGATGGTGGAGTAACTGGCCTCGCCGACGCCGACCAGGCCTcgcgtcagcagcagcagccagaaaTGCTGCGGGGAAACAGAAGCGGCGTTAGAAGCGAAGCTTTGCCAGCGCTCAGCATGGAGAAGTGGGCGTGGCTAGCATCTCACCTCTTTGGGCGTGTAGGAGCTGGCGAGCGTCACCAGGGACCAGAACGCAATTCCCACGCTCATGATCAACCTCCTGTTGTAGCGGTCGCCCAGGTAACCAAACAACGGCGCCAGGAACATGTAGCTGCAAATAAACACTGACGAGAAAACgcacatcaacaaaaacacaacaatcatcaacactgccccctgctggtcgtTTGTTTCAAACTCATACCACATGAAATTCATGACTCGTCTTTGTCCTCAAACGTCTcggttttgaaaaaaaatgagacGTTAGAGgacaaaaaactgattttatccacttttagctgtggggacacaggagctgctggtcctctactgcctcgtgtggtcactttgtgtcactgaggccaatctgaacaaaggatttcaaacactgaagtgacaaaataagacatttgaacttagtgatggaggcagcagtggatcaacaactcctgtgtgtgtgtgtataatgttaaaatcacagattttcactatggactttggtgtggcagagtgtgtgtgtgtgtgtgtgtgtgtgtgtgtgtgtgagtgggaaaGTCAGTTTCAGACACAAACTCATTTGCACACGATCAGCCAGAGAAGCTGAACTGGGACAGTAACTAAACACCACTGGATCAGGGAGGCCATCAAGATCCAGAAACAGGTCCCAAGGACCATCGGACCACAGTAACATCCCGTGACTCTTCTGGCGCAGTCAGACtttacctgtctgtctgactaaATCAAGTCCAAACTCAGCGATATGACAAACATGACAGGAAGTTCACACGCTGCTCAGTGACTCACCAGTTTGGAGTAAACCAGACTTTTCATCATCAATCCCAAAATAATGCTCGATGTCGGGGAGAACACCTGGTGACGGAAGAAAAGACAAACTTATGAGCTGCGGAAAGATGAAGTACGGACACATTCTCAAAGCTgcctgtgctgtgagcgccccctgtggcaAGTACCTACACAACTATGTCAAAACTGAATAAAAGACTTGTGTCATATGATCTACGATGTCTACgtcacacgttcacgtctttatctcattgtgagacagaagtttgtaaagcactcactctcccacaccaaacctcatagagaaaaacagtgattttaacatcacagcacacaggagttgttgatccactgctgcctccatcactaagttctaatattttaatttgtaaaattcggcatttaaaatatttcatttagacttaactcagtgacacaaagtgaccacacgaggcagcagaggaccagcagctcctgtgtccccgccagctaagatcactgattttctccatgaggtttggtgtggtttacaaacttcagtttccacttCAAAAACCGTCAACTATCACTTTAACGCTGGTTTAAAGACACGAGTGACTTGTAACGcggtttgttttcagtgtaactgaatcattagaatcattagaatcgttagaatcattagaatcattagaatcgttAGAATCAGTGAAGGAGGTCAGACTGCTGTACCGGCCACAGTGAACCTGTCCATGTAGTTGAGCAGATTGATGTAGCTGAGGACGAGGACGGTGAGCAGGGCTCGCACGCCGGACACGCCGCTGGCCGGAGCCTCCTCCTGTCGCTGATCCACCGCGCCGCCATGCTGCTCCTGAGCCTCGGCCTCGCTGTCGTCGGAGAAGAACGGAGCAGTGTCCGACGTGGGCTCGTCCTGAGACATGTCCACCGCTGCATAGAGAGACAGAATGTTATCATTCATccgttcactcattcactcatgtGAATAAagaatctttttattttattaatccccttagggaaattattcctctgcatttgacccatcctagaattaggagcagtgggctgccacactgtgtagcgcccggggagcaatgggggttgggtaccttgctcaggggtaccccagcccttttgcccgggtggggatttgaacgaGCGActctccggttacaagccaagttcccttccCACTTGTCCACAGGTGCTGCTAAAAACAGTTAACAgtttaaaacttaaactgttaactgtttttattcatgttttcattgttgaAAATTCTGGTGAAAACTGGACAATGTTTTTATGCTTTAGAgtaaaatctttcaaaaaataaTTTTTCTATAAATTCCACAAAAATGTATGAACGTGTGGAAACATTCACGTACAGAATCAACGACATTAAATTAGACCAACGTTTTTCCCTCATGACAACTTACtttgaaacacaaacaggaaatgtaTGGATCTATGGCACGTGAGTCAGATAAATGCTCCACTTTATCAGTGATCAAAGGAAATGGATCCGGATCGGACGGCGTCTGGACCGGAGTCCGCATACATTTAGAGGTCGGTTTATGATTGATGGTGATAAATAATCGCGAGCTCCTGGATTAATCCCGCCCActgtggcacttcaaaataaaaccgcaGCTTTTGTGTTGTTGACGGTAACATGTCACGTGAGGGACATGTTATCGACTTGTATATCTCGTGATGGACGATAATATCgtgaaatttaattttaaaagattaaagtttgtgaataaataacaaaatcaaacgTTTTAATGAAACCATAGTTCCGCCTGAtgttagtttgtgttgtttacctGGAGGATGAGTCAGGGCCCACGGTCTTCTCTCCAAACCGCTGACCGCTACACGGAGCTCATACCGGCGCGACGCCGTCTGACGTTTCCACGAGGAGTGAACGCGGTGTCTCGGTCTGCGGGACTCGGTCTGCGGGACTCGATCTGCAGGACTCGGTCTCTGGAGCGCAGACTTCACGGCAGACGAATCCTCTTCACCGTCGCCATGACGGATCCTTTGTAAACTTCCGGTTGCTCACATGACTTTACCATCGGAGGAGTCACGTGACGgccggggggaggggggggggatgaaaGGACGCCGGTGACGTAAAAACAGGTTTCAGTCCATAGCTGCCCAGTGTTGtgcttttattaaataaaactattatggtctgtgtttcacacgctgcaacatgagCTCatgagccaggaattgaacctacaaccctaccactgatccaacacctcactttttttttttaatacttttacttaacTTAAGTAAATATCATACATTTAAGggcttttactgaagtaatattataaaaagtgatattttctgcacacacacacttgtacttttactctttaAAGAACTTTATACACGAACGGCTGTTAGTTTAGATTGAACTTTAGGTTTGAACTCTACATCAGTGACAGGAGCTGATGTTTGCAGCGTGTGAAGATAAGAAAAGTCTGACTGAGCCGCTTCCTCATGATCAAAGACAGTGAAAAGATAACATGCTGTGATGTGTGGAGTCAGTTTACCATAAAGTGACTTTAATAAAGTTAATAACTAaactacaacatttttgaaagacAGGAAACGGATCCAGAAGGCTTTAAGTCCAAACTTCGACGATGTCTCCGTCCTCCATGTCCAGCTGGGCCGGCGTCTGTCTGCGCGTCACTTTGGAGCCGTCGAAGTAGAAGGAGACCTTGGTGCGAGTGGCGGGAGGAACCCTGGACAGATACTGAGAGAAGACGGAGGCCAGCGGCGCGTCCTGAAACGACAACGCCACGTGATCAGTTTGTGTTCCGCTGCGACGCGGACGTCAGAAAGAAGACGGACTACGAACTCTGTTGAGAGAAAACTCCTGCGCAGAGTCTCGGTCTTTGCTCTGCAGTTTAACGGTGATCACGTCCGCTCCTTTGACTTTGTCCTCGGCTGCCATGACGACACACTCTGCaccaaaatcaaaacacaaacgTGAGGTCCACACCACTTCACCACTTCACCACTTCACCGCTTTCTTGTCTAAATGGATTTTTCTTGGCGACCTTGAGATGCGTCCTGGGGCATTTCTACGTCACATTTTCATCCTCTTACATCAAAGTTAGGATTCAataaatgatattatattattattattgttatatatataaaatattcacatttaagaagctgaaaatgacacaaactgaattcatcaatgaataaaaataaaatctcgtAGACGGTGAAACGACTGACCTACGATGTCTGCGATGCCGAGGCCGATCTCACCGACTGTGGCGTCTGTCGCCAGCTCCACGTCCTCCTTCAGCAGCAGGAGGCGGGGCTCGGGGACATGAAGGACAGCAGACAGCTGGGACAACACGTCCCTCACAGGCGTCGACTGAAGGACGATAAAACGTTCATCACGGACACGCCCACTCACCatgcatgagtgagtgagtgagtgagtgagtgacatgaTCTGTGATGTCATCGTCTCAGGACTGAGATTCTTAAACGGTTAAATAACTGACCTTttctgacaattctacagcccaaaaatgtaaataaacccAGACTGACCATCATGAGAGGGTGAAACTGCTCATGAGAGGGTGAAACCCGCGATATCACGGTCACAACATCTGGACCTTTGTTGTTTGTACGTACAGACAGGACGGCGATCTTGTGGACGTCTGTGCGGCAGCGGATCTTCAGAGGAATCTCCCGCACGGACGAGCTGTACGGAGACGAACACGAGCCTGCTTCAGGATTCACCATGAtgacatcaccatcatcttgctcctcctcctttgaCGTCGGAGGCGGGGAGACTTGGCGGCGGTTGCGTttgctcctggtcctggtctcgGTTCTGTCCCGAGTCTCCGGAGACAAGAGGGAGTTCAGCACCTGGAGTCTGCTGTCGATCTCactgaggagaaaacacagagaatcaGAGTCACGTTAAAATAAAGAATTCTCGTCCCAGATTTAACGCGTGACGTGATTATTGAACTccgtgtgttttgtgtctcgTCCTAAAAACAACGTGAAACAAAGGTTGAAAATCACGTCCCGACTCACCTGATGGTCTTTATGACTTTTCtggactgtttttggactggactCCCAGGAGGAGACGGACAGCGGACGACTTCTCTGagacaaagagggaaaaaactTTTTATGGAGCTTTATCATAAATGAagattaagaaaatattcacatttcagaagctgtaAATGCGTCGCAGCGCGAGCGCGGCGTCACTTGAGCTTCCTCACTTACGTTTGGGTTTTGAACGCTTTGTTGTCACCGTGttctgcctcctcttcctcagagtCACTGATGGTTAAGTCACTCGCTGACCTGCCGTCACACGAGAACTCCGACCACAGACCGCCACCTGCTCACAAACGTTCAGGTGATTCTGTCAACTTTCATTccagtttcattcattcatatacatacacacacacacacacctgtatttTTACCTGCGTGTTCCTTTTCTGAGAAAGTGGGCGTGGCTGACGTCAGCTGCAGACTGttcacctgaaaacaaacacactcaggtGACGGAGTAAAGAGGGCGTGAGTGCAGCTCCTGCTGCGACCGACGCTACTTTACCTTGTTGGAGTAAACCGGCGCAGGGACGATCGCCGAAGCGTCGAGGATACGCCGGCGTTTGGGCGGCGGCTTCATCGCCCGAGCGTCGCCGTCAGGGACCTTTAAATCACAGAGAGGAGCTTTACTGAGCTGCAGGCTAacgctaatgctaatgctaacaacaacaacaacagtaacaacaacaacaaaaacaacagcaacaacaacaaagacaacagcaacaacaacaaaaacaacagcaacagcagcaacaacaacaacaacaacaacaatagcaacaacaaaaacagctgtGACATTCACCAACGAGTCGAGTCTGTTGAACGGCTCTTTTAAATGAACGATGGGAACCAAGTCGCAGTTTGCGAgtcattgtttttatatgtaAATTGTCCATGCTGCCTACAcatgagtgagcgagtgagtgagtgactgagtgagtgttcTTGTTAGTGGACCAATCAAGagaccggcagtctgttgacatcatgtcagcatcagcaacagcaggtaccaggttctatcactgatgagTTATTTTAGTCGTTTTGAAATTGAAACTGAAATTCTTCATGGAAacgcaaaaacaaaaacgtgctggaccaaactgaaccgttccactcggtggaaacaggGACGGGAATCGGTATCGATCCGGTACTGGTCCAACTCACCAGATCGGACAGAGAATCCAAAAATCCTGTATGTCACATGCTTTACTGCTCAgggtgtgaaaatgaaaatacaaatcagcaaaagcattttagccaaATCacgtttatttcttcttttgtggGAGAACAatgtttgtgacacagttggaaaatgactcagcataaatgtgtcattatctGCTTCACAAATGGTCTGAAACGACTGGATCGGAATGatatcgtatctgtagatacttgagtttgtgatatcggtatcggacacaaaaacgGTGGTACCGAAACACCAGCCTGGCTAGTTCCGGGCGCCGGCGGGTCgacagggggcgctcacggcACAGAGTGTGCTGATAAAGTTCCAGCCACATGTTAAACAAACAGCGCAGAGTTTGTGGTGAACATTGATTCCCTCGCGCCGCCCGCTGCTGCAGATTAAGAGTCAAACTAACGGCCGTTTATTTTTGCGTGGACTCGCTAGCATAAACGCGGTTAACGTCGCTCGCGCTAACGCACAGTTCGCGgctttttcttcactttctgCCGCCGACACCGTCGCGCTGCTCGCCGATGACGTCACGGACACGTAAACAGTCGTTTTAACGGGAAAAACGAGCCACAGAAAAGTGACACTCACCAGTTCCGCCATTTTACCGCTTCTTTTTGTTTGGAGTCTCGCTGCTGCCTTCACGGACTGTGGGAGATCAGGACTCCATAGCGGGGTTCACCCTCGGATGTATCATAAGAAC of Solea solea chromosome 16, fSolSol10.1, whole genome shotgun sequence contains these proteins:
- the spns1 gene encoding protein spinster homolog 1, which codes for MSQDEPTSDTAPFFSDDSEAEAQEQHGGAVDQRQEEAPASGVSGVRALLTVLVLSYINLLNYMDRFTVAGVLPDIEHYFGIDDEKSGLLQTVFICSYMFLAPLFGYLGDRYNRRLIMSVGIAFWSLVTLASSYTPKEHFWLLLLTRGLVGVGEASYSTIAPTIIADLYVDERRTNMLSVFYFAVPVGSGLGYIAGSQVSNVTKDWHWALRVTPVLGLVAVLLLLLVVKEPKRGAIEARSEHHLHRTGWLTDLRALIKNSSFVLSTFGFTAVAFVTGSLALWAPTFLLRAAIFTGKKAPCVDGHCASSDSLIFGAITCVTGVLGVASGVQVSRQLKKKTARADPLVCAAGLLLSAPFLYLAIVFAESSTVATYVFIFLGETFLSMNWAIVADILLYVVVPTRRSTAEALQIVISHLFGDAGSPYLIGVVSDSLRRSDSFLWQFRSLQLSLLLCTFVSVVGGAFFLATALFIERDRCRAEKGAPTDDEPIVVPKSGRSTRVPVSSVLI
- the nfatc2ip gene encoding NFATC2-interacting protein isoform X2 produces the protein MAELVPDGDARAMKPPPKRRRILDASAIVPAPVYSNKVNSLQLTSATPTFSEKEHAGGGLWSEFSCDGRSASDLTISDSEEEEAEHGDNKAFKTQTEVVRCPSPPGSPVQKQSRKVIKTISEIDSRLQVLNSLLSPETRDRTETRTRSKRNRRQVSPPPTSKEEEQDDGDVIMVNPEAGSCSSPYSSSVREIPLKIRCRTDVHKIAVLSSTPVRDVLSQLSAVLHVPEPRLLLLKEDVELATDATVGEIGLGIADIVECVVMAAEDKVKGADVITVKLQSKDRDSAQEFSLNRDAPLASVFSQYLSRVPPATRTKVSFYFDGSKVTRRQTPAQLDMEDGDIVEVWT
- the nfatc2ip gene encoding NFATC2-interacting protein isoform X1, whose protein sequence is MAELVPDGDARAMKPPPKRRRILDASAIVPAPVYSNKVNSLQLTSATPTFSEKEHAGKNTGGGLWSEFSCDGRSASDLTISDSEEEEAEHGDNKAFKTQTEVVRCPSPPGSPVQKQSRKVIKTISEIDSRLQVLNSLLSPETRDRTETRTRSKRNRRQVSPPPTSKEEEQDDGDVIMVNPEAGSCSSPYSSSVREIPLKIRCRTDVHKIAVLSSTPVRDVLSQLSAVLHVPEPRLLLLKEDVELATDATVGEIGLGIADIVECVVMAAEDKVKGADVITVKLQSKDRDSAQEFSLNRDAPLASVFSQYLSRVPPATRTKVSFYFDGSKVTRRQTPAQLDMEDGDIVEVWT